One window of Cohnella hashimotonis genomic DNA carries:
- a CDS encoding response regulator transcription factor: MKIAIVDDESLVRVGFQTIIDWTANGYEVQGVYRNGKEAWEAFSASDFPDVLLTDIRMPEMDGLELIDNIRKQDADMIILILSSFEEIEYYRKSIQLGVQDYIPKHLFDPDELIATLSRLTKKKAAAATHVQQDRTEAMMAETQRLIISSRALPGVIPLAGSTLKSEYPQIAERMGNRGNVYWVAVRDVPDEHPYMDSDISAMRFLLHDLMNRTEYVIPLGTDRSVFYGLLIVPAGAEASEEAGFEQGMHNLVKEWIDTVKQNLAISVAVGLSLPGVFEDSKMLRCEAERTLDVAFYEGPGIYRFQHGMSLDGQTIGTPTWLTWQDEILSFVRSRPAPAMGERLDSLKERMIMQCSPEEAIRIAKWIFKAYMHERAEDEFHLVEGESDPNPRRAAFESTNYFRSWAELETMLLQAIEEYELLAKKRSNPWLQPILTFIEERFSDNIRLEDAASIAGLNVNYFSHRFSQEAGMTFLEFLTRLRVRKAMGLMKNERLSAEEAASRVGYTNANYFVKVFKKITGITISEFKNAGYNEKNRT, encoded by the coding sequence TTGAAAATAGCGATCGTGGACGATGAATCGCTTGTTCGCGTCGGATTTCAGACGATTATCGACTGGACGGCAAACGGCTATGAGGTGCAGGGGGTTTATCGAAACGGCAAAGAAGCATGGGAGGCCTTTAGCGCATCAGACTTTCCCGATGTTCTGTTGACCGATATCCGAATGCCCGAAATGGACGGGCTGGAATTGATCGACAATATACGAAAACAAGACGCTGACATGATTATATTGATATTAAGCAGCTTTGAGGAAATTGAATACTATCGCAAGTCGATTCAATTGGGCGTTCAAGATTATATACCCAAGCATCTGTTTGATCCCGATGAGTTGATCGCGACGCTTAGCCGGTTAACGAAGAAAAAAGCGGCTGCCGCAACCCATGTGCAACAAGACCGAACGGAAGCCATGATGGCTGAAACACAACGGCTCATCATAAGCTCAAGGGCGCTTCCGGGCGTTATACCGCTGGCCGGATCGACCTTAAAATCCGAATATCCGCAAATCGCAGAACGAATGGGGAACCGCGGGAACGTATACTGGGTTGCGGTTCGGGATGTGCCCGACGAACATCCCTATATGGACTCGGATATTTCGGCCATGCGGTTTCTTCTTCACGATCTCATGAACCGGACGGAGTACGTGATTCCGCTCGGCACGGACCGCTCTGTCTTTTACGGCTTGCTTATCGTACCGGCAGGCGCGGAAGCGAGCGAAGAAGCCGGATTCGAGCAAGGGATGCATAATCTCGTTAAAGAGTGGATCGATACCGTCAAACAAAATCTAGCGATATCCGTGGCGGTTGGCTTGTCGTTACCAGGCGTTTTTGAAGATAGCAAAATGTTGCGTTGCGAAGCCGAGCGGACGCTTGACGTCGCATTTTACGAGGGACCGGGTATTTATCGATTCCAGCACGGTATGTCTTTGGACGGGCAAACGATAGGTACGCCTACCTGGTTGACATGGCAGGACGAGATCCTGTCGTTCGTTAGAAGCCGACCGGCGCCAGCCATGGGGGAGCGGCTGGATTCGCTTAAAGAACGGATGATCATGCAATGTTCGCCCGAAGAGGCGATTCGTATCGCCAAGTGGATCTTCAAGGCATACATGCACGAACGTGCCGAAGATGAGTTCCATCTTGTAGAGGGTGAATCGGACCCTAACCCCAGGCGCGCGGCGTTCGAATCGACGAATTACTTTCGTTCTTGGGCAGAGCTCGAGACGATGCTTCTGCAAGCGATCGAGGAGTATGAGTTGCTTGCCAAAAAAAGAAGCAATCCTTGGCTTCAACCTATCCTAACATTTATCGAAGAACGCTTTTCAGACAACATTCGTCTTGAGGATGCGGCATCGATCGCGGGTCTCAATGTGAATTATTTTAGTCATCGTTTCAGTCAGGAAGCAGGGATGACGTTTCTCGAATTTTTAACCCGGCTTCGCGTGCGCAAAGCGATGGGGCTCATGAAAAACGAGCGTCTATCGGCCGAAGAAGCGGCATCCCGGGTCGGATATACGAATGCGAACTACTTCGTGAAGGTATTTAAAAAAATTACGGGAATCACGATATCCGAATTTAAAAACGCCGGATACAACGAAAAAAATAGAACATAA
- a CDS encoding alpha-L-rhamnosidase — translation MIITRLKTNRVVEPLGFTLGEHPRLSYVVEDTTAKKQTAARYEVALDTAFANVIYDSGKRADIDSLAFELPIELQPRTRYYWRVEVWADNGEHAASEPAWFETAKLDEPWQAKWIVPDMDKDHLPVMGKSFSLAAPVASARAYVCGLGLYELQMNGVKAGNEYLTPHFNAYQKWLQYQTYDVTALLKEGDNRIEISLGNGLYKGRFGFEGNNAELYGSEFALLCEIRVEYADGSSEVLKSDTDWTATKSRVISGNLYDGEEYDATLETKETYPVREGDLGYDRLTARLSLPIVVKEELKPIEVIRTPAGETVLDMGQNMVGWLRFKTRAPKGTVILLQHGEVLQDGNFYRDNLRTAKAEYRYTADGTETVVRPFFTFFGFRYVKVEGWAGPIDPNDFTGCVLYSDLEQTGSFETNNPLVNRLFLNALWGQKGNFLDVPTDCPQRDEKMGWTGDAQVFSGTACFNMDSFAFYKKYGYDMGKEQEDRGGMVPMVVPAANVQGGGSSAWADAATIIPWNAYLHYGDKSILEQQFESMKGWVDFIIRADEGSGGRRLWTVGFHFGDWLALDGSNPDSPMGGTDTEFIASAYYCYSSGLVAKAARVLGREEEADYYAKISAEVKAAIEDEFFSKNGRLALDNQTAYAVALYMDLVPEPFKARVIGGLVKRLKIDRNHLRTGFVGTPYLNFALSDNGYEELGYTLLLNDDYPSWLYAVKLGATTIWERWNSILPDGKISGTGMNSLNHYAYGAIAEWMYRAIAGINPVEEAPGFRRAELAPKPDYRLQWAKAKVDTAVGTYTSEWRFDGEGRLEFAFEIPFHATARVRLPRAEAVSLSIDGPADASSALQDEEDTLLELESGSYIIRYMPTRSYIKRLSTYLPLADLIANEGARELIAQLAPQGIDLNPDALRAMIGDASPRELAVYYPMDADFLDDLDAKLKALS, via the coding sequence ATGATCATAACGAGACTTAAAACCAATCGCGTGGTTGAGCCTTTGGGATTTACGCTCGGAGAGCACCCGAGATTGTCCTACGTCGTCGAGGACACAACTGCGAAGAAGCAAACGGCCGCCCGTTACGAGGTGGCGCTGGATACGGCGTTCGCAAACGTTATTTATGATAGCGGCAAGCGCGCCGACATTGACAGCCTCGCTTTCGAGTTGCCGATCGAGCTCCAGCCGAGAACGCGTTATTACTGGCGAGTAGAAGTTTGGGCGGATAATGGAGAGCATGCGGCCAGCGAGCCCGCTTGGTTCGAGACTGCGAAGTTAGACGAGCCGTGGCAAGCCAAGTGGATCGTCCCCGACATGGACAAGGATCATCTTCCGGTTATGGGCAAATCCTTTAGCCTGGCTGCTCCCGTCGCGTCCGCGCGCGCATACGTCTGCGGTCTGGGATTGTACGAGCTGCAAATGAACGGCGTTAAAGCCGGTAACGAATATTTGACGCCGCATTTCAACGCTTATCAAAAGTGGCTGCAATACCAAACCTATGACGTGACGGCGCTGCTCAAGGAAGGCGATAACCGGATCGAAATCAGCCTAGGTAATGGGTTGTACAAAGGCCGCTTCGGATTTGAAGGGAATAACGCTGAATTGTACGGAAGCGAGTTCGCTCTCCTGTGCGAGATTCGCGTCGAGTATGCTGACGGATCGAGCGAAGTTTTGAAGTCAGATACGGATTGGACGGCGACGAAGAGTCGTGTCATAAGCGGCAATCTGTACGACGGCGAAGAATACGACGCTACGCTCGAGACGAAGGAAACCTATCCCGTTCGCGAAGGCGATCTCGGGTACGATCGACTTACGGCAAGACTCAGCTTGCCGATCGTCGTCAAGGAAGAACTGAAGCCGATTGAGGTCATACGTACCCCGGCCGGCGAAACCGTACTCGACATGGGACAGAACATGGTCGGATGGCTGCGTTTCAAGACCCGAGCTCCTAAGGGAACGGTTATTTTGCTTCAGCATGGCGAAGTGTTGCAGGACGGGAATTTCTATCGCGACAACCTCCGCACGGCAAAAGCGGAATACAGGTATACGGCTGACGGAACGGAAACGGTCGTTCGTCCGTTTTTCACTTTTTTCGGATTCCGTTACGTGAAGGTTGAAGGTTGGGCAGGTCCGATTGATCCGAATGACTTCACAGGGTGCGTTCTCTACTCCGATCTCGAACAGACCGGCAGCTTCGAGACGAACAATCCGCTCGTGAACCGGTTGTTCCTGAACGCGTTGTGGGGTCAAAAGGGCAACTTCCTGGACGTCCCGACGGATTGCCCGCAGCGGGACGAGAAGATGGGATGGACAGGGGACGCCCAAGTGTTCTCCGGGACCGCATGCTTCAATATGGATTCGTTCGCCTTTTACAAAAAGTACGGCTACGACATGGGGAAAGAACAGGAGGACCGCGGCGGCATGGTTCCGATGGTCGTGCCCGCGGCGAACGTCCAGGGCGGGGGATCCAGCGCATGGGCTGACGCGGCTACGATTATTCCGTGGAATGCTTACCTCCACTATGGAGATAAGTCGATTTTGGAACAGCAGTTCGAGAGCATGAAGGGCTGGGTCGATTTCATCATCCGCGCCGACGAAGGATCCGGCGGCCGAAGACTATGGACGGTCGGCTTTCACTTCGGAGACTGGCTCGCGCTGGACGGCAGCAATCCTGACTCCCCGATGGGCGGCACGGATACGGAATTCATCGCTTCGGCGTACTATTGCTACTCGTCGGGCCTGGTGGCGAAAGCAGCGAGGGTGCTTGGAAGAGAAGAAGAAGCCGACTACTACGCAAAAATCTCGGCGGAAGTCAAAGCGGCTATCGAAGATGAATTCTTCTCGAAAAACGGCCGCCTGGCGCTTGATAACCAGACCGCTTATGCCGTTGCGCTGTACATGGACCTGGTACCGGAGCCGTTTAAGGCCAGAGTCATCGGCGGATTAGTGAAGCGACTTAAGATCGATCGCAATCACTTGCGGACAGGCTTTGTCGGGACGCCTTACCTGAACTTCGCCCTCTCGGACAACGGTTATGAAGAGCTTGGTTATACGCTTCTTCTGAACGACGATTACCCTAGCTGGTTGTACGCCGTTAAGCTGGGAGCCACGACCATCTGGGAGCGGTGGAATTCGATTCTTCCGGACGGCAAGATTAGCGGCACAGGCATGAACTCGCTTAATCATTATGCCTACGGCGCGATCGCTGAATGGATGTACCGCGCGATCGCGGGCATCAATCCTGTCGAAGAAGCGCCCGGTTTCCGGAGGGCGGAGCTTGCTCCGAAGCCCGACTACCGTCTGCAGTGGGCGAAGGCGAAGGTCGATACCGCAGTCGGCACGTACACGAGCGAATGGCGGTTCGATGGCGAGGGGCGTCTGGAATTTGCCTTCGAGATCCCGTTCCATGCGACTGCGCGGGTAAGATTGCCTCGCGCGGAAGCGGTATCGCTATCGATTGACGGACCGGCCGACGCCTCGTCGGCGCTTCAAGACGAAGAGGATACGCTGCTCGAGCTGGAGAGCGGAAGCTATATAATTCGGTATATGCCTACCAGGAGCTACATCAAACGCTTAAGCACCTATTTGCCTTTGGCTGACTTGATTGCGAACGAAGGTGCGCGAGAATTGATCGCGCAATTGGCTCCGCAGGGGATCGATCTGAATCCGGATGCGTTGCGGGCGATGATCGGCGATGCCTCGCCGCGCGAATTAGCCGTCTATTATCCGATGGATGCGGACTTCCTTGATGATCTAGATGCCAAGCTAAAAGCGCTGAGCTAA
- a CDS encoding SDR family NAD(P)-dependent oxidoreductase produces the protein MAYGGKSKIGELLANESTKKILEKHLPGISTNPMIEMAKGFTLAQLGALPQAGIAADTLAALIADLGGASPVEATAPAPKADILAKPSGAQVAVVTGAGSGIGRASSLKLSEAGFKIVAVDFNASTGEETLRLLREQGGEGIFVQADVSKEEDVERYVKAATDEYGRIDAFFNNAGVLQKFKLLENLEASEFDRILNVNVRGTFLGLKHVLKVMHAQGYGSIINTASTAGLRAEHSMSAYTASKHAVIGLTKAAAIEYVKKGIRVNAICPGGVDTALTQAVPTMMQESGYVPEEFPNMRIGRFADPTELAEMVVFLAGHGSSYMTGSVIAVDGGLTL, from the coding sequence ATGGCTTATGGCGGAAAATCTAAAATCGGCGAACTGCTTGCGAATGAATCGACAAAAAAGATACTGGAAAAACATTTGCCGGGAATATCCACAAACCCGATGATTGAAATGGCAAAAGGGTTCACCCTTGCGCAGCTTGGGGCGCTTCCTCAAGCCGGTATTGCTGCGGATACGCTGGCCGCTCTGATAGCCGACCTGGGAGGAGCTTCGCCTGTGGAAGCGACTGCTCCGGCACCAAAAGCAGACATTCTCGCAAAGCCTTCTGGCGCGCAGGTCGCAGTCGTCACGGGAGCGGGAAGCGGCATCGGCCGCGCATCTTCGCTCAAGCTGTCCGAGGCCGGCTTCAAGATCGTCGCGGTCGACTTTAACGCGTCGACGGGTGAAGAAACGCTTAGGCTCCTGCGCGAGCAGGGAGGGGAAGGTATCTTCGTTCAAGCCGACGTCTCAAAGGAAGAAGACGTCGAGCGTTACGTCAAAGCAGCAACGGACGAGTATGGCCGAATCGACGCCTTTTTCAACAACGCCGGCGTGCTGCAGAAATTTAAGCTTCTGGAGAACCTGGAAGCGTCCGAGTTCGATCGAATTTTGAATGTAAACGTACGAGGCACCTTTCTCGGTTTGAAGCATGTATTAAAAGTTATGCATGCGCAGGGCTACGGTTCGATTATTAATACCGCTTCCACAGCCGGACTCCGCGCGGAGCATAGCATGTCGGCTTACACGGCGAGCAAGCATGCGGTCATCGGACTCACGAAGGCAGCGGCGATCGAATACGTAAAAAAAGGCATTCGCGTCAACGCGATCTGCCCGGGCGGCGTAGATACGGCGCTTACGCAGGCAGTTCCGACCATGATGCAGGAGTCCGGGTACGTCCCGGAGGAGTTCCCGAACATGCGGATAGGGCGCTTTGCAGATCCTACCGAACTCGCGGAGATGGTCGTATTTCTTGCAGGTCACGGCTCGAGCTACATGACGGGCTCGGTTATCGCCGTTGATGGAGGACTTACGCTGTAA
- a CDS encoding carbohydrate ABC transporter permease → MSLRNKPYLWFILPGFILYSLFVIYPIFSAAQLSLFHSNGFGDKAFVGLDNYVELFSNPELKHQFLNALKHNLFLVVLNVGLLIPIQLYFAYIIYTKVKGYRFFQTMIFAPQFITTSVIVFLASLIFDQNIGIFNNLLSEIGLGEYTRNWLGVPGYEMITLFVINAWTGVGFSMIYFVAAMKMLSDEVMEASYLDGAGYWRRFFSVIIPQIRSSIVNIAVISYIASMTLFDFSYLLGGVSGGIDNKMDVMTLFFYRITFGTNGAMGGTVSSNSVGMGTTIACVMFAIIFIVALIQLRLSYRKEEQ, encoded by the coding sequence ATGTCGCTGCGCAATAAGCCTTATTTGTGGTTTATTCTGCCGGGCTTTATCTTGTATTCGTTGTTTGTGATCTATCCGATTTTTTCTGCCGCTCAGCTTAGCCTTTTTCATTCAAATGGATTCGGCGACAAAGCATTCGTCGGCCTGGACAATTATGTCGAGCTATTCTCGAATCCCGAGTTGAAGCATCAGTTTTTAAACGCATTAAAGCACAATTTATTTTTGGTCGTTTTGAATGTAGGCTTGCTGATTCCGATTCAGCTTTACTTTGCTTACATTATTTATACCAAGGTCAAAGGCTATCGTTTTTTTCAAACGATGATCTTTGCGCCTCAATTTATTACGACCAGCGTTATCGTCTTTCTGGCATCCCTCATTTTCGATCAAAATATCGGCATTTTTAATAATCTCTTGTCCGAGATCGGTCTCGGCGAATATACGCGCAATTGGCTCGGAGTGCCGGGTTACGAGATGATCACGTTATTCGTGATCAATGCCTGGACAGGCGTCGGATTCAGCATGATCTACTTCGTAGCCGCCATGAAGATGCTCTCCGATGAAGTGATGGAAGCTTCCTATCTGGACGGGGCAGGCTACTGGAGACGTTTCTTTTCGGTTATCATCCCGCAAATTCGATCGAGCATCGTCAACATTGCCGTTATTAGTTACATTGCATCGATGACTTTGTTCGATTTCAGCTATTTGCTCGGAGGCGTTAGCGGAGGCATAGACAATAAAATGGATGTCATGACGCTTTTCTTCTACCGCATTACCTTCGGAACGAATGGAGCCATGGGCGGAACGGTTAGCTCTAACTCGGTCGGCATGGGGACCACGATTGCCTGCGTGATGTTCGCCATCATTTTTATCGTAGCGTTGATTCAGTTGAGACTCTCCTATCGGAAGGAGGAACAGTAA
- a CDS encoding ABC transporter substrate-binding protein, with protein sequence MRIGKKQYALMAAAALTTLSLSACGGNSDDNAGTASKSSDASKQVTLTVWGDQANQSSVEGAFKAINQAFEEKHPNIKLDFQYAGTEASIDTAVKSNSLPDVFFVQGNKTPKMDLYVNSGSLLPLDEYGIDVSRYDEAALDYAKVNDKLYASPPAFMDSQLIYYNKDIFDKHGLKVPTTLDEFAKLADSLKAAGITPFSVPGKTEFERAWLAFALAPVTANDALGKIDAGNGTFKDPGIVKAFQTIRDFADKGYYTKDLASVDNAGAQLAFTNGKTAMMADGTWNDPTFAGSGMNLGRFYIPGADGKRIAAQSFSNLTTYAVAANTKHPAEAAEYVKFLTTQEAQQLFENETGAVPSLQDIQPRDESVKELSSFDSLGYNIYSVLTDVSTENVKLTDIFMQQVMPKLLTSQIDGQQAADLLEEALLRTK encoded by the coding sequence ATGAGGATCGGTAAAAAACAATATGCACTGATGGCCGCTGCGGCGCTGACCACGCTTAGCTTGTCCGCGTGCGGCGGCAATTCGGACGACAATGCGGGGACGGCATCGAAAAGCAGCGACGCTTCTAAGCAAGTAACGCTGACCGTTTGGGGAGACCAAGCGAACCAGTCTTCCGTCGAAGGCGCTTTTAAAGCGATCAACCAAGCTTTCGAGGAGAAGCATCCGAACATTAAGCTGGACTTCCAATATGCCGGTACGGAAGCTTCCATCGATACGGCTGTGAAAAGCAATTCGCTGCCGGACGTATTTTTCGTTCAAGGCAACAAGACGCCTAAAATGGACCTTTACGTAAACAGCGGTTCTTTGCTACCCCTGGACGAGTACGGGATCGATGTTAGCCGTTACGATGAAGCCGCTCTTGACTATGCCAAAGTGAACGACAAACTGTACGCTTCTCCGCCGGCTTTCATGGATTCACAGCTCATTTACTACAACAAAGATATATTCGACAAGCACGGGCTCAAGGTGCCGACGACGCTTGATGAATTCGCGAAGTTGGCCGACTCGTTAAAGGCGGCCGGGATAACTCCGTTCAGCGTGCCGGGCAAGACCGAATTTGAACGAGCATGGCTTGCTTTCGCCTTGGCGCCGGTAACGGCCAACGATGCGCTGGGAAAAATCGATGCGGGCAACGGGACCTTTAAAGATCCGGGAATCGTGAAGGCTTTCCAAACGATTCGCGATTTTGCGGATAAGGGCTATTATACGAAAGATCTGGCGTCTGTCGATAATGCGGGTGCGCAGCTGGCCTTCACGAACGGAAAAACGGCTATGATGGCGGATGGAACTTGGAACGATCCGACCTTCGCAGGTTCGGGGATGAACCTTGGACGGTTCTACATTCCGGGGGCAGACGGCAAGCGAATCGCTGCGCAAAGCTTTAGCAACCTGACGACGTATGCCGTAGCTGCGAATACGAAGCATCCTGCCGAAGCCGCTGAGTATGTTAAATTTCTTACGACGCAAGAGGCGCAGCAGCTATTCGAAAATGAAACCGGAGCCGTCCCGTCGCTTCAAGATATCCAACCGAGAGATGAAAGCGTGAAGGAGCTCAGCTCGTTCGACTCTCTGGGCTATAACATTTACTCCGTGCTCACAGACGTATCTACGGAAAACGTCAAACTGACCGATATTTTCATGCAGCAAGTGATGCCCAAACTGCTGACTTCGCAGATTGATGGACAGCAGGCTGCGGATCTTTTGGAAGAAGCGCTGCTCCGTACAAAATAA
- a CDS encoding alpha/beta hydrolase: MKHFTLNLTNSGVTLTAYLLDESAEMPNVAVRPAILICPGGGYRGCSDREAEPIAMAFLAEGYNAFVLRYSLNENAAFPRPLNDAEEAIERIRSNSGEWGVDPERVAACGFSAGGHLAAALGTMGSMRPNALILGYPCILSSMSGILPAPIPDVSQAVDGLTPPTFLFHTYSDSLVPVNNALAFASALEHAKVPFEMHVFQNGAHGLSLAKASTSGGSRYMKDTDAAKWFALCIAWLKNVFQDFAADREGAWDVPVDSFGVDVTLGVLWKNAACKRLILERLPILQESPQLEDAMGVPLRLVVEFGGGLLTGQQLDELDADLREVPVDIKA; this comes from the coding sequence ATGAAGCATTTTACGTTAAATCTGACGAATTCGGGCGTCACGTTGACCGCTTATTTGCTTGACGAGTCGGCTGAAATGCCGAATGTCGCCGTCCGTCCCGCGATTCTAATCTGTCCCGGAGGCGGATACAGGGGCTGTTCCGACCGCGAAGCCGAGCCGATCGCGATGGCGTTTCTCGCTGAAGGCTATAATGCCTTTGTCCTGCGTTACTCTTTAAACGAGAATGCGGCATTTCCTCGCCCGCTGAACGATGCAGAGGAGGCGATTGAACGAATCCGCTCGAACAGCGGGGAGTGGGGCGTCGATCCTGAACGTGTGGCGGCTTGCGGATTTTCCGCCGGCGGACATCTAGCCGCCGCCCTCGGAACGATGGGAAGCATGCGACCGAATGCGCTCATACTCGGTTACCCGTGCATCCTGTCGTCCATGAGCGGCATTCTTCCGGCTCCGATTCCGGATGTTAGCCAGGCGGTTGACGGGTTGACGCCTCCGACTTTCCTGTTCCATACGTACTCGGATTCGCTCGTCCCTGTCAACAACGCTTTGGCGTTTGCTTCCGCCTTGGAGCACGCGAAGGTCCCGTTTGAGATGCACGTTTTCCAGAACGGCGCACATGGCTTGTCCTTGGCCAAGGCATCGACATCCGGCGGATCGAGGTACATGAAGGACACGGATGCGGCCAAATGGTTTGCGCTCTGCATCGCCTGGCTGAAGAACGTCTTCCAAGATTTCGCCGCGGATCGTGAGGGGGCTTGGGACGTCCCAGTCGATTCCTTCGGCGTAGACGTGACGCTGGGCGTGCTGTGGAAAAACGCAGCATGCAAACGACTAATTCTTGAGCGGCTCCCGATTTTGCAAGAGAGTCCTCAGCTTGAGGATGCAATGGGCGTCCCGCTTCGTTTGGTCGTCGAATTCGGCGGCGGCCTGCTAACCGGCCAACAACTTGACGAGCTTGATGCGGATCTGCGGGAAGTACCCGTCGACATCAAGGCTTAA
- a CDS encoding sensor histidine kinase: MLGIKRKWYQMSLTKKLVFFYLPFFILPSVMGLALLAKNYNTVTRENAKAYSDTIVSLTVDKLDAAIESYNKLSLQLLTSSEITSLLTTPTANEFERLEIQRKLEKAATPIIGGIDSRKIMACVFEVKSGVYAIGKQPESGLTAADRQAIEQQNGAPYWASSPAESEGGASDDVFRLSRVMKDDNFRPIGIFYFVVNRDVFKDILSSAMAGPNTYFELTGVQGRLLGEPADQTASFSRALRTGETLAHNGWTLTATFALSTLYATMYRMSIFAVWLALICVALGLIASQVVRSDLAVPIVKLMANMKQGLRGGPPHALRKIKGAREIRELNDTFISVMYEIHNLIAEVKKSEERKRDAQLQVLQHQLSPHFLYNTLNSIRWMAMIRKQDHIRDMVDALSHLLRYTIRDTNELVSLEDEVAIMKDFVKIQQVRYQNFSFIVDVPEALLSRRMLKLLLQPLLENAIVHGLSSIGHAGEIRLIASEEKKMLRIKIVDNGAGIEAERLEQISINLRQGIQGRHIGISNVKERIELHYGFPYGLEISSRPGGGTAVEVRLPLLESEADASNVENSDRGR, encoded by the coding sequence ATGTTGGGAATCAAACGGAAATGGTATCAAATGAGCCTAACCAAAAAGCTGGTCTTCTTTTATCTCCCTTTTTTCATTCTTCCTTCCGTTATGGGGCTTGCTCTGCTGGCCAAAAATTACAATACGGTAACGCGGGAAAATGCAAAAGCATATTCCGATACAATCGTAAGCTTGACCGTCGACAAGCTCGATGCGGCCATCGAAAGTTATAACAAGCTTAGTCTGCAATTACTGACGTCATCCGAGATTACTTCTCTTCTTACCACTCCGACCGCCAATGAGTTTGAAAGACTGGAAATTCAACGCAAGCTGGAAAAAGCCGCTACGCCAATAATAGGCGGAATAGATAGCCGAAAAATCATGGCTTGCGTGTTTGAGGTTAAGAGCGGCGTTTACGCCATCGGCAAACAACCTGAATCCGGATTGACGGCTGCCGATCGGCAAGCAATCGAGCAACAGAACGGCGCGCCTTATTGGGCATCCTCTCCGGCCGAATCGGAAGGTGGAGCTAGTGACGATGTATTCAGGCTAAGCCGCGTGATGAAGGATGATAACTTTCGTCCGATCGGAATTTTTTACTTTGTCGTTAACAGGGATGTTTTCAAAGACATTTTGAGTTCCGCTATGGCCGGTCCGAATACTTATTTTGAATTGACCGGCGTCCAGGGCCGTTTGTTGGGCGAACCGGCAGATCAGACTGCGTCCTTCTCTCGCGCTTTGCGGACCGGAGAAACGCTGGCACACAACGGTTGGACGTTGACGGCAACCTTCGCGCTGTCCACTTTGTATGCGACGATGTATCGGATGAGCATCTTTGCCGTCTGGTTGGCGTTGATCTGCGTGGCGCTCGGTTTAATCGCTTCTCAGGTCGTTAGGTCCGACCTGGCGGTGCCGATCGTCAAGCTCATGGCGAATATGAAGCAGGGGTTACGTGGAGGACCGCCCCACGCGCTGCGCAAAATTAAAGGCGCACGCGAGATTCGAGAACTGAACGACACTTTTATATCCGTAATGTACGAGATTCATAATTTAATCGCCGAGGTGAAAAAAAGCGAGGAGCGAAAGCGGGATGCCCAGCTCCAAGTCCTCCAGCATCAGCTGTCTCCTCACTTTTTGTACAATACGCTCAATTCTATACGCTGGATGGCGATGATACGAAAACAGGATCACATCAGGGATATGGTCGATGCGCTTAGCCATCTGCTTCGTTATACCATTCGGGATACGAACGAGTTGGTTTCCTTGGAGGACGAGGTGGCCATCATGAAGGATTTTGTAAAGATTCAGCAGGTACGCTATCAAAACTTCTCGTTCATCGTAGATGTGCCCGAAGCTCTGCTGAGCAGAAGGATGCTCAAGCTTCTGCTTCAACCGCTCTTGGAAAACGCGATCGTGCACGGACTGTCGTCCATCGGCCATGCCGGCGAGATACGACTGATCGCTTCAGAAGAAAAAAAGATGCTTCGCATAAAAATCGTGGACAACGGGGCAGGAATAGAGGCAGAACGTCTCGAACAGATCAGCATTAACCTTCGGCAAGGCATTCAAGGCCGACACATCGGCATTTCAAACGTCAAAGAGAGAATCGAGCTTCACTACGGGTTTCCCTACGGGCTGGAAATTTCAAGTCGTCCGGGGGGCGGGACGGCTGTCGAGGTAAGACTTCCTCTCCTGGAAAGCGAGGCGGATGCGTCGAATGTTGAAAATAGCGATCGTGGACGATGA